A portion of the Sphingobacterium spiritivorum genome contains these proteins:
- a CDS encoding helix-turn-helix domain-containing protein, whose translation MITTILFTAILLMAGVTLGFILFTKSTAFIDRVTQCILVIFIFYTLFTVVCSYIYPSLSYLDKASPLCWIFGSCGYIRFKATERTGWSKQDIWHLLPMVLMLPFYFLFVSSASFRTDYGYIYYSILYTCTAGIWFVYALAIIFNLGRKTETSVDSNAYLDYISVILLFILAFFMMLVAYNYIVYKQDAVSSLSGLLLFFAMFIAVSAAYLHYFYLLMHQQRGVSEIVRRADKGMQDIYPDEQERKLWIQRIDEYLVPERYLDMRFNMLKLSKNLKIPKEQLLLIFEQHYGQSFITYVNQLRVRYACSMLADQRFNLSMEQLAADCGFRSKASFYRCFRDEQSCTPLMFRERKLKSQLV comes from the coding sequence ATGATCACTACCATACTTTTTACAGCTATTCTGTTGATGGCCGGTGTGACACTAGGCTTTATACTGTTTACAAAGAGTACGGCATTTATTGACCGCGTTACGCAATGTATTTTGGTAATATTTATCTTTTATACATTGTTTACAGTGGTATGCAGTTATATTTATCCTTCCCTTTCATATCTAGATAAGGCTTCCCCCTTATGCTGGATATTTGGTTCTTGTGGTTATATTAGATTTAAAGCGACAGAAAGAACAGGGTGGTCCAAACAGGATATCTGGCACTTATTACCTATGGTGCTGATGCTTCCGTTTTATTTTCTTTTTGTCTCTTCTGCATCCTTTCGTACCGATTATGGATATATTTATTACAGTATTCTGTATACCTGTACTGCTGGTATTTGGTTTGTATACGCACTTGCCATTATTTTTAATCTGGGAAGAAAGACCGAAACATCTGTTGACAGTAATGCATATCTCGATTATATCAGTGTAATATTGTTGTTTATACTGGCTTTCTTTATGATGTTGGTGGCATACAACTATATTGTTTATAAGCAGGATGCAGTATCCTCATTATCCGGCCTCTTGTTGTTCTTTGCTATGTTTATTGCTGTATCAGCAGCCTATCTGCACTATTTTTACTTGTTGATGCATCAACAAAGAGGTGTATCCGAAATAGTCAGGCGGGCAGACAAAGGGATGCAGGATATATATCCTGATGAGCAGGAAAGAAAATTATGGATTCAGCGTATAGACGAATATTTAGTGCCGGAAAGGTACCTGGATATGAGGTTTAACATGTTGAAACTGTCCAAAAATCTAAAAATTCCTAAAGAACAGCTATTGCTGATTTTTGAACAACATTACGGACAGAGTTTTATCACCTATGTTAATCAGCTGAGAGTTCGTTATGCCTGCAGTATGCTTGCCGATCAGCGTTTTAACCTTTCGATGGAACAGCTTGCTGCGGATTGCGGATTCAGATCCAAAGCCTCTTTTTACAGATGTTTCCGTGACGAGCAATCTTGTACGCCTTTAATGTTTAGAGAGAGGAAGCTCAAAAGCCAGCTTGTTTAG
- a CDS encoding helix-turn-helix domain-containing protein encodes MQIDRILPDRVFNSLILLIGLLTLLHLAALFLNIGIPFSLLYGPILYLIQQTFYKRYMRMRHMLLHFLPFILCTIWIYTADTSPILFYSYSLINALLVCSSSMSYTVMILLNMKKWTSTKENVKVSLFIKLFFIFCAIEFGFLTLVLHHRLQFDYDIDPMIIICLLSVLSALLSFDFLIRRLSLSFEQTNTAGRKLSIAQIPFLEEVPMKEAHWELYRQDLVRSVEEQQLYLDTGLSADRLADEIGISRQQLSVLLNNYLGKNFYEWIAEYRIAHAVKLFREGGYVLKIESLAFQCGFNSKTTFNKYFKQYMGITPSEFRENLSLIKQ; translated from the coding sequence ATGCAAATTGATAGAATTTTACCCGATCGTGTATTTAATTCCCTGATTCTACTGATCGGTTTATTAACGCTATTGCATCTTGCGGCACTGTTTTTAAATATAGGTATTCCGTTTTCGCTGTTGTATGGTCCTATCTTGTACCTGATACAACAGACATTTTATAAGAGATATATGCGGATGCGGCACATGCTGCTCCATTTTTTACCTTTTATACTCTGTACAATATGGATTTATACTGCTGATACTTCACCCATTCTGTTCTATTCCTATTCTTTGATAAATGCCCTTTTGGTATGTTCTTCCAGTATGAGTTATACGGTAATGATACTGCTGAATATGAAAAAATGGACTTCAACTAAAGAGAATGTAAAAGTGTCCTTATTTATTAAGCTTTTTTTTATTTTCTGTGCTATTGAATTCGGTTTCCTGACACTTGTTTTGCATCACAGATTACAGTTTGATTATGATATTGATCCCATGATTATTATCTGTCTGCTGTCCGTTCTTTCTGCATTATTAAGTTTTGATTTTCTGATCCGTCGCCTAAGCTTATCATTTGAACAGACAAATACTGCGGGACGGAAACTGTCTATAGCACAGATTCCATTCCTGGAAGAAGTTCCTATGAAAGAAGCACATTGGGAACTGTACAGACAAGATCTGGTCAGATCAGTAGAAGAACAGCAGTTATATCTGGATACCGGACTTTCTGCAGACCGGCTTGCGGATGAAATCGGAATAAGCAGACAACAGCTATCTGTATTGCTCAATAATTATCTTGGTAAAAATTTTTATGAATGGATTGCCGAATACCGTATTGCACATGCTGTCAAGTTATTCAGAGAAGGAGGATATGTACTCAAGATAGAATCTTTAGCTTTTCAGTGTGGATTTAATTCTAAAACTACTTTTAATAAATACTTTAAACAGTATATGGGGATTACTCCATCAGAATTCAGAGAAAACTTGTCCCTAATCAAGCAATGA
- a CDS encoding helix-turn-helix domain-containing protein, producing the protein MKKIRFVLLLLIGLYMTVPLRAQENAAFDSVYNKVYGAMIASDVKRANVLADSLLSIANKGEEQIKSLMLLANIKHSTGDFTAALVNAIRAQKIAKDFDYLEWTVRTSGFIATTFRNVGLVEEGRKHLAEAEKANKRLKGKEGYDLTSANIYQERAFYYLENKKFKEAIKELETGMQHLKQIPSSPRAIIVHATNDQLLGICYLETNDLQKARHYLNSSLQKLGEQESNLRPYIFRAMGEVEMKQKQYAKAYSYFKQAEVYIASSDRAELKSLLYESFATYYKLTNDQTKAVEYSERYMEEIRKKNDLTLKISNQLIKEFHDTQHTESRNKKYLIFLSVFLFIVSAVSLIFYIWNRKMQNMKFNHIIRDVEKFGLRGSQSDRLQSTKVESRDLRITRETEERILSDLTQLEEQSYFINKEISLSSVAARLHTNTNYLSYIVNTYRGKDFSHYINEYRVRHIIQRLQDEPKLRHCKLSHIADLAGFSSHSKFSAVFKAVTGISPSVLISRLREESK; encoded by the coding sequence GTGAAAAAAATAAGATTTGTCTTACTGCTCCTTATCGGATTGTATATGACAGTCCCGCTTCGGGCTCAGGAAAATGCTGCTTTTGATAGTGTGTACAATAAAGTGTACGGCGCAATGATTGCATCAGATGTGAAGAGAGCAAATGTTCTTGCTGACTCGCTGTTGTCCATTGCGAATAAAGGAGAGGAGCAGATTAAATCGCTGATGCTACTGGCGAATATCAAACATAGCACCGGAGATTTTACCGCAGCTTTGGTCAATGCAATCCGGGCACAAAAAATAGCAAAGGATTTTGATTATCTGGAATGGACAGTCCGGACTTCCGGATTTATAGCGACTACCTTCCGCAATGTAGGTCTGGTAGAAGAGGGACGAAAACACCTTGCAGAAGCCGAAAAGGCAAATAAAAGACTTAAAGGTAAAGAAGGATATGATCTTACCTCAGCCAATATTTATCAGGAGAGAGCTTTCTATTATCTGGAAAACAAAAAGTTTAAAGAGGCCATAAAGGAACTGGAAACCGGGATGCAACATTTGAAACAAATCCCTTCAAGTCCGAGAGCAATAATTGTGCATGCTACAAATGATCAGTTATTGGGGATATGTTATCTGGAAACCAATGATCTGCAAAAGGCCAGACACTATCTGAATTCATCTTTGCAGAAGCTAGGGGAACAGGAAAGCAATCTTCGCCCTTATATTTTCAGAGCAATGGGAGAGGTGGAAATGAAACAAAAGCAATATGCTAAAGCCTATTCCTATTTTAAACAGGCAGAAGTTTACATTGCTTCATCCGACAGAGCGGAACTGAAAAGTCTTTTGTATGAAAGTTTTGCAACATATTACAAATTAACAAATGATCAGACAAAGGCTGTAGAATATAGCGAACGCTATATGGAAGAAATAAGAAAAAAGAATGATCTGACATTAAAAATATCTAATCAACTGATCAAAGAATTTCACGATACACAACATACGGAGTCCCGAAATAAAAAGTATCTGATCTTTCTATCTGTTTTTCTGTTTATTGTTAGTGCTGTAAGCCTCATATTTTACATATGGAATAGAAAGATGCAGAATATGAAATTCAATCATATTATACGTGATGTTGAGAAATTTGGACTTCGGGGTAGTCAATCTGATAGACTACAATCGACAAAAGTAGAAAGCAGAGATCTTAGAATTACCAGGGAAACAGAAGAACGCATATTGAGTGACTTAACACAGCTTGAAGAGCAGTCTTATTTCATTAACAAAGAAATATCTCTTTCTTCTGTAGCAGCACGTCTTCATACGAATACCAATTATCTTTCGTACATCGTCAATACCTATAGAGGGAAAGACTTTTCTCATTATATAAACGAATACAGAGTACGTCATATCATCCAGAGATTGCAGGACGAACCCAAATTAAGACATTGCAAACTCTCCCATATTGCAGATCTGGCAGGCTTTTCTTCGCACAGCAAATTTTCAGCAGTATTTAAGGCCGTAACCGGAATCTCTCCGTCTGTTCTGATCTCTCGTTTACGGGAAGAATCAAAGTAA